tgttatgcaagtcatgtgatttcgaaattttatgcatgttgtaatattgtactcgaacggcccccacttgctgagtatttcccaaaatactcaacCCTTACTCTCCCCTCCTCAGATTTATCCGAAGAACAGGTTGATGATGAGGAGTCCgaacaattttggggctggtgattcACGGGATTTATTAATAGCCATGTTATTTTTTTGCCATTTTCGAATTTCATATTTCTAATTCCATGTAAGACCTTTCCGCGCATTAGTTATTTGAGTTGTAAAGACTTTGGTATCTTTTTgagaatttatgaaataaactggtttcggtttatactgtgctacgaggctagttgtttttcaattgtgtgattgatgaacaacgCTGATGTCGACTAACACCGGTCGCGGGGCGTGACACGCAATTTATTGGGTGTGGCAAGATACTGTAGTCATTTCATTCAGGGATTTTTTAAAATGGCGGTGACACTGAATTCTCTGAAGAAGAAGAGAGTTAAGCATGAGATGATCCTCGGTTGTCAGAAGGGTTTCAAAGGATTAAAGCGGGATTTGATGGAAGCTCCGGTGTTAGCTATGCCATCTCAGCAAGAAAACTATGTTTTGTATGCTGATGCATCGAAATTGGGTTTGAGCATTGTGTTAATGAAGAATGATAGGGTGATTTCTTATACTTCTAGacaactaaaaataatttttcatcgTGAAATTTATCATTAATTGGTGtgatttcacaagatgatcatgTTACTAATCTCAATAAATTATCGGCTACCACATTCTCGGTTTTTTTTGTCTTTGACAACAATGTCGAaatcttggagcaacaaaatccatcatATCAGTTGTGACTCGAATCTTGTTTGGTCAATAAATATCTAACAAcggaatgatcagtaaacataAGTATCATTCCAATCAAAAAGAGTGAAATTTATCTAAtgaaaatattacaacaagtagttctttttcagctgtggaataattcatttgagcattgtttaaagttctacttgcataatatatgaCATAAGACTTACTGTTTGTTCTTTGACCTAATACTAAATCGATTGAAAAATCACCTTCATTTCGCATTACTTCAAATTGTAAAGATCAATCGGGAGGTTTCAAGATAGAAGTTGGTGTTAAATGTctaatgatttaattaaaagtattttgaCATTCTTAAGTTCACTCAAATGTTGTGTCTTtcgttaagaggttacaaatgagtttagagattaaactaaagtttTCTAttaacctcctataaaatccataaTGTTCCAAAAATGAGCTAATTTCTTTAACGATTTTGGAAGGGGCAGATCGACGATGACATCAATATTTACATTGTCTACTTAAATTCCATCCAATGACACAtcatgtcctaaaacaatcacAGAAGTGACCATAAGCTTCATTTTTGcttctcaattaataaatataattgaaCCTTGTGCAACCATCAATAAACgttatcaaatattttttctcaCTTTGAGTTTGCACAAGTTTTAAATCACACATATCAGTTTGAATTAACTCAAGTGGTGTAGTACTTCTTGTTACCGATGGGATTATACTTTGGTTATCTCTGCTTCGACACAAATCTCAAACTTTTCTTGTGGATTTCTTTTAAAATTAGGTATTAGATTTAAATTTTCAATTCTTTGTAATGTTTTTAAGTTAACATGTCCTAATCTTTCATGCCACACATTAAAACACCCAATCAAGTAAGAATAAGTAATAACTTTATTTTTGACTTATTGGCGGATAGCTTCATTTTGAAGATCTCATTCTCCTGGTACCATTTGCTTAAAAACAGAccatttttggttaattttaaACTTGTCTGATGATTCGTCCTTACTCATTAGGGAatctaatattaaatttttacgaATTTCTAGGACATGCAACATATCCCTAACCATTAGTTCTTTTCCAGAATTCATCTTGAGCACCACTTTTCCATGTCCTACGATGTTGGAAGTTTCAGAATTTCTCATAAACAGTTTCCTTCCACTTATGGGAATGTAGGACGAAAACATCTGCTTTTCATTACAAATGTGGCGAGTAGCTCCGTTATCTATCCATCATTCTCTTGGATTATCCACCAAATTGTCTTCAAATACAATAGCAGATAGATCGGACTCCAATAGGTCTATTGATACAGACTTGTCCTCAATTACATTGGCTTGCCTTTTTTTCATCTTTCTATTGTCTCCCTTTGGACAAAGACCATATTTGGCCACGTGGTTCGATTTGCCATGTAGTAGCAATCTCTTATCATTGTTAGGGTGCTTTCTCATGTGGCTAGTGCTTGATTACGCTAGATTGTCCTTGGTCTCGACCTCCATTCTAGTCTTGTATATTTTGATTTCGGAGTTTTGGTTGCCTTCCTCAATCCGAAGTTTGACAATCAAGTCTTCAAGTTTTAACTCCTCGCACTTATGTTTGAGGTAGTTTTTGAAGTATTTCCACAATGATAGCAATTTTCAATAACAACTGCCACTCGAAAAGGTTCATTCAACACCATTCCTTCCGCCAGTAAATCATGAAGAATGATTTAAATCTCTTGCACTTGGCTTATCATAGTTTTGGTATCAACAATCTTGAAATGCAGAAACTTTCTAATAGCAAACTTCTTATTATCGGCATCCTATGTCTTGTGTTTCTTTCACAAGTAGTCTCACAACTCTTTGGCACTTGTGAAAAAACAATAAACGCTATACAATGTGTCATCGAGGACATTCAGTATAAAATTCCTACATAGGAAATCACTATGATTCAAAGCATAAAAAACAGTCCTTCTTTAGGTGTCTGTATCACCTTCAACAACAACACGGGATCCTCAAGCATGAATCTAGACATGGTCAGATAAAAGATCATTTCTTGTTGCTAACGTTTGAAGTCAACACAAGTGAATTTGAATGGCTTTTCACTGTGAGCGGGCCATCAGCTATAGGAGTGAACGACAATGTAGACATATCCAGAATGTAGAAGAACACGAAATAATTTCATCTTGCGATTGTTTCGTAATTTTCTCATATGTGAGTGTTCTGATTCTGGAACAGTGCAACTAGGTAAAGTCAAGGCAAGAATTTAATCATTTCTTTCAAGATGAAATTGCGCCGTATCACAGTGCTCTTAGATGAAAATCATCCATAAGATACGAATTTTAATCAAAAGAATATAGCACAACAAATCTCGTTATATCAACGAACTCGATATGCTAAGAACTTTCAAGCCAGGAAAGAAACATTTTTTTCAATATGAATGATGAATGCAAGTAGTATGAGTGCAGACAAAGGGAGCATTTTAACTTCTATTCCCGGGTTGCAACGAAGGTACAGAATCTTACGAGGAAACGATGACCAGGGGACAAGGATGTACTGGAAATGCAGCGTTTTGGGCAGACGCGCATGTACTGAAATGATGCATTTTCCAGTGTACTGTTTGGCCGAATGAGTGCTTCTCACGTGGTGGatttactatttatttagacattaatttttgaaaataataaatataatctccaaataatttttgtccaaaaaatAATGATAGGGTCATAAACCAGCATGCGCCAGTGTTTTGCACCGAACCCCAGCCCACTTGCATCCTCCCTCCTCCATGCCCCAGAGCCCAAACCCAAAGTCATTTTAATAAAGAGAAGATAACTTGGTTTGACCAGGGATGTCAATTCGAgtgggttgggtcgggttgAGTAACAGTACTATTCAAAAATTATTCAACCCGAACTCAACTcgaacccgagccaacccgaaAACTCTCAATCCGAATCCGAATTCGAATCAACCCGATCAACCTGATAAACCCGTATAacctgattttgaattttttataaatcatttttaaagaaaattaaattaaattcaaaaaaataatattaatattttaatttaaacatataataataaaatctctctCATGTAAATGacttaaatttgaaaatctaattgtaaaaaaataaagtatatttactaaattagacaaacaattatttaaaaaataaaaaatgttcaaaataaataataaattatgaaaatttatgatataaatatacaataaatattttttcggacatataatatataaaaatataggtaatatttattaattatatatattttttaaaattttaaaattttcgccCGATCATTTTTTCCAGGTCAGCTATCGGATCCAATCCGATCTGACCCGTACTCGAAAACCCTTAAACccaaacctgatttttttcgaaTTGAACCGTGTTGGGTTGATAGATCGTATCTGATTTTGACACCTTTTGATTTGACTTCCAATGTGGAATAATTATTAATCACATTTCATTCAAATTCCAACAATAAATATGATCATTTCTTTGTGCTCGTTGGTAAACTTGACAATAATTACACAGAATTTCTCTATGTTTCTAGTTTGTCTGGCCACGATCCTTGAACATGACCATTCGTTTGTCTCAAATAACATCTTGAAAAAGAAAGtcattcttaaaaataaattatattgtcACACATTAATTTCTTGAGACATCACGCTCAATGAATAagctatttttctttttcttggtGTACTATGTTTTTTTTCTTCCATAAACAAAAGTATAGAGAATAAAGATTCGATCACTAAAATTTAATGATCAAGAGTTCAGGGGAAAGCACTGAAAATGGAAACTGTAATCTCAAGTGCAAGGGGTAAAAATCCAGCAAATTCTGCTGCTTTCACTATGGGTTAGGAtaataataaagaaaatgaaccaaacaaaaaaaaagacaaTAAATTAGAGATGCAtcgtttttattattattattatcaagaTTTAGCATTTGTAGTGAAATCCATGCAAGTCTGGCAGCAGCAGCCTGAAAACCGACAAGTCTGACACCCGAAACACACGCAGGTGGTGCATCCTTTGCAAGTCGGAGACCGAGTGCAACCCCTATACACCCTTCGGCTTGCTCGTTCCTCATCGTCATCACATGTAATTCTGATACACATCAAGTATAAGATCAGTTTTATCGCAGCGAAAACAGTTATTCAGACGAAAATGGATGTGTATCTATTGAATGCTGCAAAACTAGTGACTGTAACTCAATTTCTGTCACGTCTCTAGGCTCACATGATGAGGCTGTCTGCAACTTAGATTCTACACAATGAGTCCTATTAATAACTAATCTGAATCTGTTATCATTCGTGCAAGTAATTAATCCAAATTACCAAAAGAGATAATTCTATAATCTTAGTCATTCATTCTTCTCCTACAATAATAAGTCGTGGAACACTGCGACCACAATGGCGACTGCACACCATATTACACCATAACAAAGTGTAAAACCTTGACCACATCGTAACGGGGATACAGTATATTCCACATCTTCCAAAAATCTAGTAGAACACAACCTACTTTTGACTGCAAATGAAAAGCACTTCTTTTACTGTAAGAATATCATCTTCGAACTTAGTAATCCTAAATAAACTAGATGCTCACCTGTACATCTTATCTTGCGTGTAAGATATAATGGAGAGCAGTCAAAATTTACAAACTGCAAACACGACATTAGTATAAAACAGAAAGCCAAGAAGGCAAATACAATACAAAACTCGAGAAACGATAGTATAAGGAAGGTAAATGTGAAATAGGTCTCAAAAGTTCAAATTCAAGTGTAGATCAAGGCAAGGTGATGAAGACACTAAGAAAATTTATAAGCTTAGTTTGTGCCGAAGTGCTAGACCGGTCCTGATGTAGTTTATTGGGTGAGGATGAATACTTTTCATCACATAATATTTAGCAACCACTTCTAATTTTTAGCTTGCTAGTCCAGTGGCGCATAGCAAAGTTTAGTCTTTCAAGCAATGatgataaatatataatataaccaCTCTCAAATGGTTGGTTGCGAAACAAAACCAAATGGCTGATTCAAATTAGGTTCAGTCATGGAGAATCTTAAATTTTTAACCCCAGAATAAGCGCATCACAATCAGAAGATTTGGTGCATATTATGAGCAGGAAGATTTACTAGAATATCTACTCTGAAGCTTCATGATATTTCTATTGTCAAAAACACATATTGATACTTTAGTGACTTAGAAAAGTAAGCTCATGTTCATACAATACCAAGACTATTTTTTCTCCCAAAAGGAAACTGATAGAAAATTCTACTTTTAGGCAATGAACAGGAAGCATGGTGTGATAGTATCCTCACATGAGTCCCCAGTGGTGGACCATAAATCTGGAGGATTTGCTGTATTGAGATATCCTGGAGGAAACAATATCCCATCTAACCAATGTTTGAGTCCTTGCAGGGGAAAAATTGGGGTTGAAGCGAAGAAAAGGAAGATAAAGTCTAGGTAGTTTGCCCTCTTACATTTTCAAATGCAAGTTAACAGCCTAAATTGCACAAACTCTTATAGTCAAAACAGGTAACTAGCATAACAAATATAAGCTTGTGGAGGAAATTTATTATCATGAAGTTTACTCCCGCATACCAAAATGTATGATATAGTGGTCATGGGAAACAGTAGTTTAAGACCATTTCTATACATCCAAAAAGTTCTTTTGAGATAACAAGGTgataagcatgaatacaaacaaataaattatttaaagccAGAGGTTACTTGAAATGGCCTGAAATTCAAGAATGTCACCGTGTAAAAATTTCAAGATTTCGGCGAACAAGAGCATActtgtcatgaggcatatcacTGCATGTCCAGTTCACGCTTAAGAAAGCATCATGGTAAATCTGGCATTCTTCCTTGTTGCGAAGATGGAACCTGCGCAATTTGTTACACTGACTGCATCGAATAAACTCATCATGATGACCGGTGGTTTTTCCAGTTGATCTCTGGGATCCATTTGCATGTTTTGATGCTTCGTTGTAATACTTGAGCAGGGCCGTCTTAAATATAGGAACTTTCTCTCcatcaacaataacccatataTTATTCTTCCATTTCCTAGCTGTTTCTCGACCAGAATGCTTCTCAAATGCAGCTGGAGTTAACTTGTCTGatcacataaattcaactttcTCAGCAAAGCCAGTAAAACCCATCAAAACGAGGCAAAATTAATTGATTGATTGAGTACTAATACCGTGCTCCAGTCAGAAGTGGAACACGATTATGTGCAGACTGCAGATGTAAGACATTTAATCGATGCATTTCCCAAAATACATTTGGCTAATTTATGTGGCAAGAAAATAAAAGTACAAGGCAAATACAAATTATgaacaaaattttattatttagattCCATATTCCTTTGGCAATCTAGTATGCCATACGGAAACTTTTATGTAAACTGCATAATCAGGCCACAAAAGTTTGATTAGTGCATTTCTAAGCATATACAAGGTGGCATTACATGTAGTATAATGAGACAGACGGTTAATCAGACTTTAGAAGATGTTCAAACTAACTTCGAATTCAAACCACACAAATTTTCATAAAGAATCTTAAAGGCATACAACTCTTGTCCGAGCTGTGATCCAAAACAGTACTAGAAAATGTTTGCGTTAACATAACTTGACTCCATGACCTATGTACGGTCGTCATATATCTGGCTCAACTAACAGGAATTTGAGTGGTTATTtcataaagaaaaatatatctgACGCTTAGATCCTTGAGAAGAAGAGCTTATTTATTAATTCCCATTAGCGTAGAATTCCAGGACGAAAACTCAACATGCTGCCACATATACAAGGAGGAATCTCAACCATAAAGCAGTCCTATCCCAGCCCTTTTTAAGCAATCACAAGAATTGAACCAGATTTTACAGCAAAATGCAAACTTGAAATCAAATCCATATACAAGAATCAAATATGCAACCCACAAGTAACACCCCACAAACTAATAaaagatttcagattttgttTGCTTCAAACAGAACAACAGAGCTCTGCCCAAATACATAAAATCATACTCCGGGAATGTGGTAGGGTAGGTCGTCTCATCCACTGTTTATGCTTTTGGTACCTCTCAAACTCCATAAAAACACAATCTTCGAATGAAAAACCAGAATACATTAATCATGACCCACATGAAGACATACATAGCTAGAAACTGAAGCATTCACCAAATAACAAGAACACATCAATCCTATATGACAAATCAGAACACATTTTACATATAAACCAATCAAACCCCTAACTCTACTTATTAAAACCCATAAAACAAAGCCATCGAGGCATTCATGCACCACATTAGAATCCCATTACTAGTAAAAATACTATTGTTACGTGACACAGGCATATCATAATCTCCTGCGTCGAAAACAACAAAGAACAATCATATGATAGCGCGCACGTCCATATATATAGGTATAGTTACAAACCTTCTTGACAACCCGGGGTGCATTCGCAGCGAATTTCGAGCTCGCCAGAAGCGAAAACCCTAAGAGTCCCAACAGCATCACCATAAGTGTGGCTTGTGCAGCCACACGTCACTATTACGTAATCATCACATCGCTGGAATCCACTAATGTCTCTCACTTCCTCATCGCTGAACAAAACGACTGCGCCTCCTCCTGCTCCACCATTATTCTCCATATTTTTCCTCTTCCTATCTTCACTCATTGTGTCTCAAATCTCTCGCACGCTCTGCGTCACAGCCAGAGAAGAAAAAGGCAAAGGGAAAACAAAACCCACATCAGAAAACGAATAAAACAAAGAAAACAATTGAATACACCAAATGGGTTCTCCGCCACTTGCGTGTTTTTGTGTGCGCATTTATAGATTGTATGTATGCACACTCATtacatatacatttatatatattattcacACACATATACGTGCAGACGAGCATGCTCTAGATTGTAGAGAGGGAAAGAGGAAGAACCTAGAAGAGGGACTTGAAAAAGGGAGATTGTATCAGAACGTACGCATCTCAAAACAGGAGAGATCTGCTGGAGAGAAGCGTTGAAAAGGAGGAGCGATGGGGTGTTTTATAGAGcccgtgtgtgtgtgtgtgtgtgtgtgtggggaTAGAAAAGAAAAGGGCAGAAAAACGAAGGGtaatatgattaattatttGGGGTTTAGTTGAATGAATTTGTTTGTGTTAGGCAGAGAGAACAGAGCTGGCCAAACtaatgtagtgcccaaatttcAATCTGTATTCAttaaataacaatgaaataatgaataagtaaatgggaaaaaaaatttggagacactagcAGCACTAGTTGCATGACTTGACTCCAAtgatatatacatacatttaaTATATCTATGTAtgtgtttaaaatatacatcACGTGCAGTACGCATAAATCAAAATGTTACGGCTTATTTATATGAGCAGGTCTCTTGTGACATTTTTACGAGTTTTTTTTCGTGAAACATGTCAATTTGATTCATATataaagtaaaaaaataatattttttttgaacagGATCGAATTGGAGatctatataaaaaatttaattcatgAGATCGTCACACAAGACTTTTGTGTTTGTTTATATTATATCCATGGTTGTGAGAAGATGAGGAGGATGTGGAAGTGGGTATGGGTTGGTGCAAGCGTTTGTTGCCCTTGTTTTAATATTTCTAGCAATTTGGCACTTTTGTGATTTATAAATccgtatattttttttttttataatcatGTTTTCTACAAAAATTAGAATGTGGAAAGTATAAAATgaacttaaaataaataatgagtaggtctcttgtgagacgctctcccgaatttttatctgtgagacgggtcaaccctaccgatatttacaataaaaagtaatactcttagcataaaaagtgatatttttcatagatgatccaaataaaagatctgtctcacaaaatacgatccatgagaACGTGTCACATAGGTTTTTGCCATAAATAAAATGGGTATGAGAGTAATAATGGACAATTATCGGATGTAATATGTGGGTGGAATTTGCGTTGAGTTGGGTTATGGGGATGTGGAGGAAATACTTGTCATGGGGAGGGAACGAGGTTTTGGAAAATGCGTACTTTGCTATTATTTTTATAGTAACTTTGGCTCGTTTTTCGTGGAGACCCTTTTTAACCTTTGGTCACATTTAGTAACCTTTGGTCTAATACTTTTTTAAGTCTTCCTATCATCATTAGCGAACCGCATGAAATATACCGTAACGTCTATGTCGTATAACGAAGATAAAAGTAGATAAGTGATTCTGTAGTTAGTGGTCATGAATTCGATTCTCTTATCAACCATTTTTCAGAAGAGT
The sequence above is a segment of the Primulina tabacum isolate GXHZ01 chromosome 6, ASM2559414v2, whole genome shotgun sequence genome. Coding sequences within it:
- the LOC142549090 gene encoding protein ULTRAPETALA 1-like isoform X1, which codes for MSEDRKRKNMENNGGAGGGAVVLFSDEEVRDISGFQRCDDYVIVTCGCTSHTYGDAVGTLRVFASGELEIRCECTPGCQEDKLTPAAFEKHSGRETARKWKNNIWVIVDGEKVPIFKTALLKYYNEASKHANGSQRSTGKTTGHHDEFIRCSQCNKLRRFHLRNKEECQIYHDAFLSVNWTCSDMPHDKITCDDDEERASRRVYRGCTRSPTCKGCTTCVCFGCQTCRFSGCCCQTCMDFTTNAKS
- the LOC142549090 gene encoding protein ULTRAPETALA 1-like isoform X2, with the translated sequence MSEDRKRKNMENNGGAGGGAVVLFSDEEVRDISGFQRCDDYVIVTCGCTSHTYGDAVGTLRVFASGELEIRCECTPGCQEDKLTPAAFEKHSGRETARKWKNNIWVIVDGEKVPIFKTALLKYYNEASKHANGSQRSTGKTTGHHDEFIRCSQCNKLRRFHLRNKEECQIYHDAFLSVNWTCSDMPHDNL